A single genomic interval of Nitratidesulfovibrio sp. SRB-5 harbors:
- a CDS encoding FapA family protein, which translates to MPYYLRHHFEPDFDYMHLKPKADDAGNIDRYNLGYVQNVVKGQVLAELVPLEEAGEGPLDPRYVYDTPPVELPCGPNCELDAGSPNRVVADANGYVFYHDGLITVKKMLNVRRDVDFHTGNIFFVGDMAIHADVKPGFEIQADNILVKGVVEGAVVRARGAIACESGIKGGKSCLLDAGDTLRVPFAENAELRSHGNMYIERFALHCRIYAGANLVVKDRVQGGTVHGAGVVYIENQLGGAQGTPTKVNLGYDPFKFRKITRLEENIRDLRQRIIHYEAVAADTPAGKEEPVRRLEAALKKMDRLLRQRAALWQDLKRGGPIAERCRLVVPGRIMPGVEISIEESWMEVREELRDVRIILRDGELAVESPALPPGHGAAHR; encoded by the coding sequence ATGCCATATTACCTGCGCCACCATTTCGAGCCCGACTTCGACTACATGCACCTGAAGCCAAAGGCGGACGATGCCGGCAACATCGACCGCTACAATCTCGGCTACGTCCAGAACGTGGTGAAGGGACAGGTGCTGGCGGAACTGGTGCCGCTGGAGGAAGCAGGCGAAGGCCCGCTGGACCCGCGCTACGTGTACGACACGCCGCCCGTCGAACTGCCCTGCGGCCCCAACTGCGAGCTGGATGCCGGTTCGCCCAACCGGGTGGTGGCCGACGCCAACGGCTACGTCTTCTATCACGACGGGCTGATAACGGTGAAGAAGATGCTCAACGTCCGGCGCGACGTGGACTTTCACACCGGCAACATCTTTTTCGTGGGCGACATGGCCATCCATGCCGACGTGAAGCCCGGCTTCGAAATCCAGGCCGACAACATCCTGGTCAAGGGCGTGGTGGAAGGCGCGGTGGTGCGCGCGCGGGGGGCCATTGCCTGCGAAAGCGGCATCAAGGGCGGCAAGAGCTGCCTGCTGGACGCGGGCGACACCCTGCGCGTGCCCTTTGCCGAAAACGCGGAACTGCGCTCGCACGGCAACATGTACATAGAGCGCTTTGCCCTGCACTGCCGCATCTACGCCGGGGCAAATCTGGTCGTGAAAGACCGCGTGCAGGGCGGCACGGTGCACGGCGCGGGCGTGGTGTACATCGAAAACCAGCTGGGCGGCGCCCAGGGCACCCCCACCAAGGTCAACCTGGGGTACGACCCGTTCAAGTTCCGCAAGATCACCCGGCTGGAGGAAAACATCCGCGATCTGCGCCAGCGCATCATCCACTACGAGGCCGTGGCCGCCGATACACCGGCGGGCAAGGAAGAGCCGGTGCGCCGCCTGGAGGCGGCGCTGAAGAAGATGGACCGTCTGCTGCGCCAGCGCGCCGCGCTGTGGCAAGACCTGAAGCGCGGCGGCCCCATAGCCGAACGCTGCCGCCTGGTGGTGCCGGGACGCATCATGCCCGGCGTGGAGATATCCATCGAGGAATCGTGGATGGAAGTGCGCGAGGAATTGCGCGACGTGCGCATCATCCTGCGTGACGGCGAACTGGCGGTGGAATCGCCCGCCCTGCCGCCCGGACACGGCGCCGCACACCGCTGA
- a CDS encoding STAS domain-containing protein: MAHLELDDHGNILVAALTGELTLANATEVRNELERLFARKGVSDVVLDLAAVSFMDSSGLGTLVAASTKARSMGRRLLLYRPTAEAVHTMETAQLTGFFPILGDEEDLLALLPD; encoded by the coding sequence ATGGCGCACCTCGAACTTGACGATCACGGAAACATCCTTGTTGCGGCGCTGACGGGCGAACTGACCCTGGCCAACGCCACGGAGGTCCGCAACGAACTGGAACGGCTGTTTGCCCGCAAGGGCGTGTCCGACGTGGTGCTGGACCTTGCCGCCGTGTCGTTCATGGACAGCTCCGGGCTGGGCACGCTGGTGGCCGCCAGCACCAAGGCCCGCTCCATGGGCCGCCGCCTGCTGCTGTACCGGCCCACCGCAGAAGCGGTGCACACCATGGAAACCGCGCAACTCACCGGGTTCTTTCCCATCCTTGGTGACGAGGAAGACCTGCTGGCCCTGCTGCCGGACTAG
- a CDS encoding D-aminoacyl-tRNA deacylase, protein MRLLLQRARRGSVAVNGEIVAAIGPGLVVLAGFGPRDTAALPGEPRWAGMIDKMLDLRVFPDDAGKMNVGLREWPVPASMQDAMVGGIASGGTLGQLLLVPQFTLHADCRKGRRPSFSSAAQPAVAEGLFGQLATDIDARLPGRVRCGIFAADMDVSLVNWGPVTIWLSDDDLFPERRPPHGGG, encoded by the coding sequence ATGCGACTGCTGCTGCAACGGGCGCGCCGGGGATCGGTGGCGGTAAACGGTGAAATCGTGGCCGCCATCGGGCCGGGGCTGGTGGTGCTGGCGGGCTTTGGCCCGCGCGATACCGCCGCGCTGCCCGGTGAGCCGCGCTGGGCGGGCATGATCGACAAGATGCTGGACCTGCGCGTGTTTCCCGACGACGCGGGAAAGATGAACGTGGGCCTGCGCGAATGGCCCGTACCCGCCAGCATGCAGGACGCCATGGTCGGCGGCATCGCTTCCGGCGGCACGTTGGGCCAGCTGCTGCTGGTGCCCCAGTTCACCCTGCACGCCGACTGCCGCAAGGGCCGCCGCCCGTCGTTTTCCTCCGCCGCGCAGCCCGCCGTGGCCGAAGGCCTGTTCGGCCAACTGGCTACCGATATTGACGCACGCCTGCCGGGCCGGGTACGCTGTGGCATCTTCGCGGCCGACATGGACGTCTCCCTCGTCAACTGGGGGCCGGTGACCATCTGGCTGAGCGACGACGACCTCTTTCCGGAGCGGCGACCACCCCATGGCGGCGGATGA
- a CDS encoding ATP-binding protein, producing the protein MHNYEFSTTALRETYRPFVRGIAATMAAYLAAPTLVHPLELVTAEACANVVRHAYPQGQPGPVRVRLTVNPRVDMALAVTDWGRGCAACPLPPAVGAPEATSGRGLRIITCLCDAVTGETGPDGNTLHLQLAIPEEQWRTSNLTITETSLLRR; encoded by the coding sequence ATGCACAACTACGAATTTTCCACCACCGCCCTGCGCGAAACCTATCGCCCCTTCGTGCGCGGCATTGCCGCAACCATGGCCGCCTACCTTGCCGCGCCCACACTGGTGCATCCGCTGGAGCTGGTCACGGCGGAGGCCTGCGCCAACGTGGTGCGCCATGCCTACCCGCAAGGGCAGCCCGGCCCGGTGCGGGTACGCCTGACGGTGAACCCGCGCGTGGACATGGCGCTGGCCGTCACCGACTGGGGGCGAGGCTGCGCCGCCTGCCCGTTGCCCCCTGCGGTGGGGGCGCCGGAAGCCACGTCCGGACGGGGCTTGCGCATCATCACCTGCCTGTGCGATGCCGTGACGGGTGAAACCGGCCCGGACGGCAACACCCTGCATCTGCAATTGGCCATACCGGAGGAACAATGGCGCACCTCGAACTTGACGATCACGGAAACATCCTTGTTGCGGCGCTGA
- a CDS encoding glycosyltransferase, whose product MPPVDDTPRQTAPRPGLAARVLPSPRPQGTGAENAPATPVGSGAAPAPSCDIEVTVDGRVMAMLGPGGPARELALLAPYEKLCAHAASGPDSPVLPVQPVPPGGPDTTLPPVSPVPPIPPVLPVLLGAGTGAALDRLLELHPGPVAVVDRSTEILAASRLRERHARDTATGRILWVTDDDADAALRTLTRWQYEHGGLQLLPLPHPFYLRLDRAHYARLRDVLSASARFNFWERAAYPKFADPAALPRMLLITSQYFLMGEIVTACQRLGVPYHLLTLDDDEVGRGEFVEKLLRAVVEFRPDFAFTINHLGVDREGVLTDLLEKLRLPLASWFVDNPHLILYLYRRIVSPWTAIFTWDADNLPSLRELGFEHVAYLPLGTDPVRFAPPASPPPASHPWRARVSFVGNSMVYKVAHRMKAGKLPAALLRSYHEVAAGFGAHGERSVGAYLRAHQPELADVYERLGGLDARNGRDAMGDAERRLSYETMLTWEATRQYRAACVARTLPFAPLIVGDKGWRKVFRNAPPGWRLHPEINYYKELPAFYPLSEINFNCTSKQMKGAVNQRVFDVPATGAFVLTDWRDQIENLFEPGNEVVCYAEPEEADDLLRRYLDHPEDRARVVAAARRRILAEHTYEHRLRTLLDHMRRIFGPARAR is encoded by the coding sequence ATGCCGCCAGTTGACGATACCCCGCGCCAGACAGCGCCCCGCCCCGGGCTGGCGGCCCGCGTGCTGCCCTCGCCCCGCCCGCAGGGCACGGGTGCCGAAAATGCGCCCGCCACCCCGGTCGGATCGGGTGCCGCCCCGGCCCCCTCCTGCGACATCGAAGTGACCGTGGATGGCCGCGTCATGGCCATGCTGGGCCCCGGCGGCCCGGCGCGCGAACTGGCCCTGCTGGCCCCCTATGAAAAGCTGTGCGCGCATGCAGCGTCCGGGCCAGATTCGCCAGTTTTGCCAGTCCAGCCAGTCCCGCCCGGCGGCCCCGACACAACCCTCCCGCCAGTTTCGCCAGTTCCCCCCATTCCGCCAGTCCTGCCCGTCCTTCTGGGCGCGGGCACCGGCGCGGCCCTGGACCGTCTGCTTGAACTGCACCCCGGCCCAGTGGCCGTGGTGGACCGGTCCACGGAAATCCTTGCCGCCAGCCGCCTGCGTGAACGCCACGCCAGAGACACCGCCACCGGGCGCATCCTGTGGGTGACCGACGACGACGCGGACGCGGCCCTGCGCACCCTTACCCGCTGGCAGTACGAGCACGGCGGGCTGCAACTGCTGCCCCTGCCGCACCCCTTCTACCTGCGGCTCGACCGCGCCCATTACGCCCGCCTGCGCGACGTGCTGTCCGCCAGCGCCCGCTTCAATTTCTGGGAACGGGCCGCCTATCCAAAATTCGCGGACCCTGCCGCCCTGCCGCGCATGCTGCTGATCACCAGCCAGTATTTCCTGATGGGAGAAATCGTCACCGCCTGCCAGCGTCTGGGCGTGCCCTACCATCTGCTGACCCTGGACGACGACGAGGTGGGCCGGGGCGAGTTCGTGGAAAAGCTGTTGCGCGCCGTGGTGGAATTCCGCCCCGACTTCGCCTTCACCATCAACCATCTGGGCGTGGACCGCGAAGGCGTGCTGACCGACCTGCTGGAAAAGCTGCGCCTGCCCCTGGCCTCGTGGTTCGTGGACAACCCGCACCTGATCCTCTACCTGTACCGGCGCATCGTCAGCCCGTGGACGGCCATCTTCACCTGGGACGCGGACAACCTGCCCTCGCTGCGCGAGCTGGGCTTCGAGCACGTGGCCTACCTGCCCCTGGGCACCGACCCGGTGCGCTTCGCCCCGCCCGCGTCGCCGCCGCCCGCCAGCCATCCGTGGCGGGCGCGGGTGTCGTTCGTGGGCAATTCCATGGTCTACAAGGTGGCCCACCGCATGAAGGCGGGCAAGCTGCCCGCCGCGCTGCTGCGCTCGTACCACGAGGTGGCGGCGGGCTTCGGCGCGCACGGCGAGCGCTCCGTGGGGGCCTACCTGCGGGCGCACCAGCCGGAACTGGCCGATGTGTATGAAAGACTGGGGGGGCTGGATGCAAGGAACGGGCGTGACGCCATGGGCGACGCCGAGCGGCGCCTGTCCTACGAGACCATGCTCACCTGGGAGGCCACCCGCCAGTACCGCGCCGCCTGCGTGGCCCGCACCCTGCCCTTTGCCCCGCTGATCGTGGGCGACAAGGGCTGGCGCAAGGTGTTCCGCAACGCGCCCCCAGGCTGGCGACTGCACCCGGAAATCAACTATTACAAAGAACTGCCCGCGTTCTATCCCCTGTCGGAGATCAACTTCAACTGCACCAGCAAGCAGATGAAGGGCGCGGTGAACCAGCGCGTGTTCGACGTGCCCGCCACCGGAGCGTTCGTGCTTACCGACTGGCGCGACCAGATCGAGAACCTGTTCGAACCGGGGAACGAAGTGGTCTGCTACGCGGAGCCGGAAGAAGCCGACGACCTGCTGCGCCGCTACCTGGACCACCCGGAAGATCGTGCCCGCGTGGTGGCCGCCGCGCGCAGGCGCATTCTGGCCGAGCACACCTACGAGCACCGCCTGCGTACGCTGCTGGACCACATGCGCCGCATCTTCGGCCCGGCCCGCGCCAGATAG
- a CDS encoding PP2C family protein-serine/threonine phosphatase, which translates to MAADDITLLIAAPTPLTREALRRLPGTGRTMLRAATLAEALALHDARRPHVVIIDAALPDAAPTYPAPTYPAHTYPARPDAAPVPPRLAAPPPPPYDPVPPPSVPASASASASVSTQGAHADGHLPALDLVRAIRAVRGDEDVFLIVLTEPDDHALRADALAMGANDALRLPLEPLELDARVSVGARQARMARRLRAYSDRLTREMARVAELQMRLLPSSSPYLPGLHVESLYRPSGDASGDYFDYFLLPPRVPANAAPTASPAQLSSSAVPDQPAPPVQPALSDVDGPVLRVVIADVSGHGARAAFLMSIVRTLVRAQNDGAAARHADGMPPLPLTETVQRINRHLVDIIGGEPDFVTLFAGDIDFAVGTLEYVNAGHCPALLRDGGGQVTRLPSNAPLLGFFNADFAAELRAFPPGCQLLLFTDGLHDWTAPGGTHLGPERFLELTEPCLRAGSEVLAAMESALRDVAGGMPPFRDDVTALWIRREGPVPGEPVRPDEPVRPDEPVRPDEPAGAH; encoded by the coding sequence ATGGCGGCGGATGACATCACCCTTCTCATCGCCGCGCCCACGCCGCTGACGCGCGAGGCGCTGCGCCGCCTGCCCGGCACGGGCCGCACCATGCTGCGCGCCGCCACCCTGGCCGAGGCGCTGGCCTTGCACGACGCGCGCCGCCCCCACGTGGTGATCATCGACGCCGCCCTGCCCGACGCCGCCCCAACATATCCTGCCCCAACATATCCGGCCCATACATATCCGGCCCGGCCCGATGCGGCGCCTGTCCCCCCACGTCTTGCCGCGCCCCCGCCGCCGCCTTACGACCCCGTGCCGCCCCCGTCCGTACCCGCATCGGCGTCCGCTTCGGCGTCCGTATCGACACAGGGCGCGCATGCGGACGGCCACCTTCCCGCGCTCGACCTGGTGCGGGCCATCCGCGCCGTGCGCGGCGACGAGGACGTGTTCCTCATCGTGCTCACCGAGCCGGACGACCACGCCTTGCGGGCCGACGCCCTGGCCATGGGCGCCAACGACGCCCTGCGCCTGCCGCTGGAACCGCTGGAACTGGACGCCCGCGTGTCCGTGGGCGCCCGGCAGGCCCGCATGGCCCGCCGCCTGCGCGCCTACTCGGACAGGCTGACCCGCGAAATGGCCCGCGTGGCAGAATTGCAGATGCGCCTGCTGCCTTCGTCCTCGCCATATCTGCCCGGCCTGCACGTGGAAAGCCTGTATCGTCCATCCGGCGATGCCAGCGGCGACTATTTCGACTACTTCCTGCTGCCCCCGCGCGTCCCCGCCAATGCCGCGCCCACGGCATCTCCGGCGCAGCTTTCTTCGTCCGCCGTGCCAGACCAGCCCGCCCCGCCTGTGCAGCCTGCCCTATCCGACGTCGACGGCCCGGTGCTGCGGGTGGTCATTGCCGACGTGTCCGGCCACGGAGCCCGCGCCGCCTTTCTCATGAGCATCGTGCGCACCCTGGTGCGCGCCCAGAACGACGGCGCCGCCGCCCGCCACGCCGACGGCATGCCCCCTCTGCCGCTGACCGAGACCGTACAGCGCATCAACCGGCACCTAGTGGACATCATCGGCGGCGAGCCGGACTTCGTCACCCTGTTCGCGGGTGACATCGACTTTGCCGTGGGCACGCTGGAATACGTCAACGCCGGGCATTGCCCCGCCCTGCTGCGCGACGGCGGCGGGCAGGTCACCCGTCTGCCGTCCAACGCTCCGCTGCTGGGATTCTTCAACGCCGATTTCGCCGCGGAACTGCGCGCCTTTCCACCCGGCTGCCAGTTGCTGCTGTTCACCGACGGCCTGCACGACTGGACGGCACCGGGAGGCACCCACCTTGGCCCGGAACGGTTTCTGGAACTGACCGAACCATGCCTGCGCGCCGGCAGCGAGGTGCTGGCCGCCATGGAATCGGCCCTACGTGATGTGGCTGGCGGCATGCCGCCCTTCCGGGACGATGTGACCGCCCTGTGGATACGCCGCGAGGGGCCCGTCCCCGGCGAACCGGTCAGGCCAGACGAACCGGTCAGGCCAGACGAACCGGTCAGGCCAGACGAGCCCGCCGGGGCCCATTGA